tgtggttagatatatcgcacatttaagcccagagatagtgtcacaatgctaactctgtacaagtcaattgttaagctacatattttttttgtttgttttttcgaggacttttctaaccgcttcagggaatgtaatcctttGCAATATATCTATATAAAATCTATTCAATGCATAAATTTCAAGACACTGAttgtcggacgaccgaccactctgttggctaaacagtacaataaaccggtttgcgATTAATTtccaggagaccatccattgtaatGTTCGTCCAACACAATGGTTGTTGGTTCGACATTCAGTCCCTATAAATCTATTGCCAATGTCAGTAAACCCAAATGAGAATCGGACTCCGACAACAAGGAACAGGATtgccaggtggcaggattgAGCGGCAAAGACCTCAAAAGCGGCGGAATGAAAAACTTACTTTCGGCGGAAAATCTTGATTGACATTAAACTAAAACAGGGGCGAAATATGGcggaatagaaaaaaatggccggtaggtttttcaagcaaaaaaggaaaaggtgGCACAAAGTATCGGCATAAAATCATGAAATTGGTATGGCGAAGGTAATGCTTGGTTTTGTTATCTAAATTGGTCAACTTCAAGTTGAAACTACGAGTTTGAAACTGAATTAGGCTTTAAGCTGACACAGTTTCTTAAAACACAATGCCTTCACACAACAACCAAATCCATAAATTAAGGAggaaaaatgtttgcaatgtaatttcttttttcattctttacaacttgagtccggccaattcctAAAAATTTGGTTAAACACTTGAGTACATATTTTTTAGACATTGAGTTTAAATTCCAAAAGGtagtcaaaactagttttccttaTGGGCAATACGTAGAAACACTAGAGGTCCCTGGCGCCATCCGGGCCAGGTTGGAACTCCAGACAGGGTGAATAGCCCGTGGATTGGAGCCACGACATCTAGATATTGATTGAGGGACCCCAGAGATCATGGAAGTGACCTTACTTTGGGGTCTTGTTGAAGCTTGAAAAGCCTCTCAGATCGATCTCAAAGGCCAAGCTCAGGATCCACATTAACTCTATTATGAAGGCAATCCAGGCCTCAGTCAACTGTAATGAACTTGTAAGCTTTGCCTCATTAAAAatccatgaacgcgttttgAGGGTTTATGCAGTGGATTCAATGATCGTGTCCAGGTTTGACCCGAGGTGTGGCTGAAGACAATGGAGTCTTCTCCCCAAAACAAGGCGGCCTGCAAATTTATCTGCTGTTAAACGTTAAACAGCCACCACACTCTTGGTGATGGCTTGGTGGTTTCCATTTACCTTCAAGGCAGTTGCATTCACTAGTCCAACAAGCCCCGTTGTGGAACGAACAGCTTTAGATTTTGTCTGATCCACATATTTTGATCCTGTCATCCAATCTGACTGAGCATCACAAATGTCATGTGCCTTCCTTTACTTTTGGAAATCAAGAAGAGTTCTCAACCAATATCATTCATAACATTCATGCTCATAGTCCCTCTCGGAGGGATGGAACTAACTTTTTAAGTGATCAAATACCAATTAGCCCGATGAGGCATGAGAAAGCAACGGTACCGTTGGACCATTCAACCCTTGGGGTGTCAATTCActcagaaaatttgaagagTTGTCCTACTGAATGCTGTTTATATCAAACTAGGAAGGATATTGTCTTACTAATTATTCTAATCGCTGTCTTGAACCACGCATATCTATAATTGTTGACCGTGCACCGAACCTTAATTCTTAATTGAACTTTGGAAGCATGAAATAAACACAAGCACATTGTTACTATTTATCAAAAGCATGCTCTGAATATTGTCTTAACTCTTTACCAAACCTTTTCTGGTTGCTCCTAATGATAGAAATCATTGTCTTTACGTACCTACAAAGGAGGGCATGGCAAAGCAAAACGTTAACGTTGTTGATCCAGAATTTTTCAATGCAACCGTCGACTTTGTAAACCCAAAGTGGTACTTTTCACTCACTgttctttgaattttgatttgtaatttggtccaaaattcaGGCAAACCTTTCCAGCATCCAGCTTGGCCAATGacataatgaaaaagaaaaacttacTGTAAGTTAACTGATGTTCATATCATCCAATAAAGGCCAGAACCAGGTTGAAAATCTTTCACATCAAGACAATGTGCTAACCACTATGCTACGTGCCCTCGCCTAACAATAGAAACTCGCTATatattttgggcatttttctagcttgATTTTGTTCTTGCCAACTTGTAAACAAAGATATCGTAGGGTTATTGACCCTAACATTCTTCTATCTGTTTGCCCTTCTTATGCGTTATCACAACAACATTTACAAAATGGGTGTGACgtaaaacattttaaaaatattcTGAACAAATCTTCACGACATaattgttcttgtttttaaggtacaattgtttttttcatgcagGAGCATTTTGCCGTTTTGTGATATTACTAAAAGCAAATAACTTGGACGAACTGAGAAACGTCTTGCGATAGATCACACAAAAACGTCATATCAAATGCTTGCTCGCACTACGGGAAGACAAGTGTTGAATGTGTACCATTCTACATTGCCACAAAGTGAAGTCCAGCAAGATCAGATGCAGCCAGGCTGGAcaggtttttttcaaccagcaatgctagctcgtgcaaaatcaatgctaaaaaatgctaattggaattcgaaaatgctactcttttataagaaaagcaaaataatcatggtgctcataaagaacttcagtttcacaattcaattatatttggcactctttgacaggataTGTTCAggcgacatcttgaaaattatacttttagaaaaaaaaacatttgaaaaaggcaaaaatctaaagaaaaacctggcagtgaaaattgattcagttgcgtttatgatattctcctaattttgaaccctgagacttagaaggggacaccaaaaagtgacaagttttatttgagcaaaaatgtattttcaggatttgaacaaggttttttatgcacaattaaaattgatcttatcggcaaaaaatgttcatcttggcgagattagatcaagaaaataagataaaatgttttttgatcgtgcatcatgcttcaaagcggaagagctgcaataagtttctttatccatagagctcaattgttgtcaatctcttctattttgatttttttgctattttgaatcttgtgatttggtttacctcaaatgtggggGGAATACTTTTCGGAGAACAATGTCATTAACCAAAACATgcatgtttgtttgaattttatagtgaaattaacccatacttacattttaCTTAATGATTGGTACTTCTTCATTAAACactcactgaccattttaatcaattgtttaatttgtgttagccaacccaaaatctcTGGTGAGCcaaaaatctgtttacaaacagaaattaggctaaacctccttttgaattgagaagcaattagaataaatcattttgcatccttcatgtaaagtaaacagtggaattagcttttttggctacagcgtatcaatttcattcaacgggAAAGGGATcctatgaaagaacattgttaacaccgccaaatgtagttcactttctttttttattttgcttttcttcccttttggtcatgttttgaaatgatgaagtgaaataatgctagaaaaatgctaaaatgctagacaatatctcacaatgcttggactatgcaaataatgctagtttggtgctaaaaaacagaacaatgctaataaaaaaattgcaatgctagcggccttgaattaatgctaattttcaaaaattagcatcgaaaaatgctacctggtcagCCTGGATGCAGCACTATGTTAGCTTGATGAAAGGGTGCGTGAGCGGTCATAACTTTTGAGCAGAGTTCAAAAAGGTTTCGTTTCACACGTCTGGAGTTTGACTTGATTGCGGTAAAAAGTTTCACCAATGACCTTCCAAAACTGTGGACCAatacacggacttctagaaatatggactgcgaatgaGCTTCCTggcaaattggcctgctcttggtcatagccactctgagccacttttcgaatcaaaataataaaataagaaatgtaggTCCCTccaattaacggtaggtcaattttatatcacTTACATGCAAAGTtaatcgtttcaaagttctgttgtcaaaagcttatgtagctgaccaagatcaggctaaaaattcaaattttatgtagtgtttactacataactttgaacatgtctcctgagttccctaagcataggtttaggctcaaacttggctgagttcatctattcaacaacatcttgtggtcgtattaagtgcttatttggaataagatgagtgGTTTAGGatataggatatttttgcttctgtttgcagtccatatctctagaagtccgggACCAATATAATGTTGCCAACCAATGGCTTGAGAAATTTCTTGCCTGGCTACCAAATGGTGATATTGGAAATTTCCTATCTGAAGTAGGAGCAAGTTTTAATGATGTGCCCAAGTGTGAACTACTTTTATATCAATTGTGTTTATGGCCTTAGCAGCACgtcattttttcatctcttAGATTCTGGAGCTTGTGTGTTAGCATAAGAATAAAgatgtcaaaattgttctAAAGGCAAAAGATATCTATTGTTATGAActtaaaaaagatgaaatcagCACATATATATGTCTATGTGGTTCATCTACCATTTGACCCTTGATTTAGCTAAAAATAGCAacactttcttttttaaatattttttttcctaccCACCTTCCAGAGAAACTGCCACCTCATTgattgaacaaaagcatccataAACTAAGCATTGCTAAACCAACAACTGGGACTGCTCAAAACAATCAAGTGCAAATACGGAAAAGGCATCATTTTGTGCTGGGAGCCTTAATGATTTTTacaattttggctcaaaaaaattcgactctttttttatttttttcccgtATTTTATAAAATGAATCGAAATTTATTTTTTCGCAATTCCCAATCCAATTTTATTGCCTTCAATGAAttgattgtttgattttttgacttattGTACAACTTTTCAAGATTATGGATCATGAGTTACAAACCAATAAACTACAAATAATtgcacttgagtcttttactcaattttggaTGAGTACTTTAGAGAGGATTTGAGTCTGGACCTGTCAAAAACaagatctttttctttaaattttgcAAGACAAATccttttgcttgacctgactatagtaaaagactcaagtcctctGCCAGGCTCGAGTCTATTGCTGGACTTGAGTTTGGATTTGGCAAGTCTGGCAAAAGTTGCTAGagacttttttctttaattgtAAAGGAATGTCAGTTCTTGAAGAGAAAATGCTAAGCTTTGGGTGGTTATTAATCTTCAAAAATAGTTCTAAGGCACTAATTTGGGAATAAAATCAAGCCCATTTTTGCTCTATTTTGCCCTGTTTGCTCTTTCTAAAGCGCCTTGTATTGATGAATTTAAAGAATACAATTTACAACCACATTTAAAGAAACTTTAAAGcaacatgttttcatttttttcaaaaaaagaacttttttatgggatattccttttttcaccATAACATTATGAATTTACAAATTTGGCGACCGATTTTCATGGACATTTTTTGTGATGAAATAgttgatttgtttttgcaacCTTTACATTTACATGTATTTTATTATGGAACGAAAATTAATCTTTCCAGCCGTCCCCAAGTTTATCAGTGCAtatattttgacaagtttatcTTCAAACATTTGTGCACATGTGGCTAATattttgtttgatctttcGGTCAATGAAGATCATATACATGTGCACACTTTGGCCGGGTCTGTCCATGACTATTTTTCAAGAGATAAGTCAAATAATTTTATGATTAAAGTCAGCTTCACGAATTTTTTTTGACTCTGATAAAATGTGGCACAAAGTGCAAGGATATACAAGTAACTCATTTGAATAGGGGTTACTCTCCTTCCCTAAAGCCAAAGGTCGCCCATGTCACTCATGTAAGTAGTACATACACAGGAGGCCAAACAGCGACTGCAACGTTCTAGATCTTGTGCTCTGTGGCAAGTATGAGTGTACTGTATATGTACCAGAACGTTCATGCTAGAATGACGTGCCCAGTTGAGTTGATTCGCTCCATCCCCTCCACCCATCcattcatctatccatccgTTGAAGCACAACTCAGACTCAGATAGTAGTTCGATGTATACTAGCAAACACATAAAGAGCCCTCTTCCAGCTGAAATCACGCCACTTTAATTGCTGTAATCCAAGATTATTAGTCTACGATTGACCCTGCCTCTGACTACTGATGGCAAATTCGGTAAGTTCTTCTGGCCCGAACTTTCAAAGTTTGCCGCTGCTTTCCCCACGTGAGTAGAAAGAATTTTCTGATTGGGCTGGAAAGCCACTCGCCTGATTTTCGCGATCCAATGAAAAAGCCCTCACGATTTTTGTCGACTCGTCCGTCATGCGAGgaaaaacatggaaaacaCTAGTCGCTCGAACTAGTGTGTAGTGTAGTGTCCCTGGTGCATGTGCGTGCTTATCACTGGAGGTACATTTGTAGTACAGTGTACGGCCTTGACTTCTTGGCAGAAAATATGCAACCCACTCAATCGCTGAATTGCTTCTGTTGGTGCTAACATGGAGATTGAGCAAATCACGTCGATGATGCTCTCGGTGACAAGCCGCAAATATTGGCAGGCAAAGGGCGGCTTCCCGCAAGATTGATGTACGTTCAATATACTAACGTAAACTGTCCTCTCTCTCCCGCGGTCTAGGCCTCTCCATGTGTGGGACGGTCCAATCTGGGTCCACCGAGGCCATCGCCTCCCGTCGGCCTCAACCATGATGATGCCTCGGCCACCACCACAGTCAGCACAAAATCAACCAAGACAATCGCTCAGCACAGAATGGCCAAGCGAAACGAGGCTGATGCTGCCAACCCGGTGGCGGTTCCGCCCATGCCCTGGTTCGGCATGGACATCGGAGGAACCTTGACCAAGTTGGTCTATTTCGAGCCCACGGATGTGTCTTCTCAGGACGATACGAAAACCTATGAGGAAGCATCGCTTCTGGCCAATATCAAGCACTACCTGATCAAGAACAAGGCTTACGGTCAATCCGGTCACCGGGACAGTCATTTGGAGATGCGGGATGTGCTGATTGATGGCCGCACGGGGGTGCTACATTTTATCCGGTTTCCCACGGCTCAAATGGACTCCTTTGTGGAATTGGCCAAAGGCAAAGGCATGGCTAACTTGGCTTCCACCGTGTGTGCCACTGGGGGTGGAGCCTACAAGTTCGAAGATTTAGTCGAGAAAGAAGTGGGCATGAAGTTGCACAAATTTGACGAGTTGGATTCCCTCATGCGAGGGGTCGAATACATGGAACATTTTAATGCCTCGGAGTTGTTTTACTACGAGAATCCGCAAGAGGAGGAAAACTACCAGAAAGCCGTCTACCAAGCCGGGGCCATTTATCCCTTCATTCTGGTGAACATCGGATCGGGAGTGAGCATTTTATCCGTAAAAAGTCCCGATGAATACCGACGTGTTTGCGGAACCAGCTTGGGCGGCGGGACTTTCTTGGGCCTGTGTAGTCTCCTGACGAATTGCAAGGATTTTGAGGAGGCCTTAGCCTTGGCTGCTAAAGGCGATAATAAGAACGTGGACCGTTTGGTCCGGGATATTTACGGGGGAGATTATGCGAAATTCGGCCTGCAAGGTGACCTGGTCGCCTCTAGTTTCGGCCACATGAACGATTCAGTGCGGCGCGCCAATGCCCGACCCGAAGACCTTGCTAAAGCGACCTTGACTACCATCACCAACAATATTGGTTCCTTGGTGAAGTTGTGCGCTCAAGCGGAATCCCTTGAGCGGGTTatttttgttggcaatttTCTTCGCATCAATTCAATATCGATGAAGATGTTGGCCAGTGCTATGGATTTTTGGTCTCAAGGATCAACCAAGGCCTTATTTTGTGAGCACGAGGGCTATTATGGAGCCGTGGGCTGCTTGCTGGAATTAATGAAAACCCCTTAGTCATCGATTTGAGTTACAAAAATGTTTGTCTTCTGATCGATCGCTTGTTGGGTTTACACTCAGCTATTTTAAAAGTATTCTCATGATTTGTTTACATTTAAAGATAAAGAAAAGCATCCCGGTATAGCTATTCGTGCGACCACATATAACATAACCTCGATTTGGGCAATTACTTGTTTCCTTCTAGACAGACGCCAGccgattcttttttttcatttctttaatcATTTTCCTTTTACCGCATTCATGATGCATTTGCGATGGACAACAATACCATTCAACAGAGTTAAATATTCGGGTAGTAGGCTTAAAGTGAGAGATTACAGAAACCAATATTTGGTACTGAGAGTATCAAAAATATCCTGGTCATAACACGCAATAGGTGTCATAATACTGATGAGTTGGTTCGCTTGGTAACAGGGAAAATAGTTAATAATATCACAAGGATGTCTCCTTTTCTTTGGAtaaaattgttccaatttggtaaatttcaattggagcACCCAGAGTCTCGTGGTGGACTTTCTCGAGTGGGAGAACTTTCACGAGGCTGGCTGGCACTTAATGGGGAAAGGGTTTGGTCTCGATTGATGGCTTTAGATTTGACCACAGGTTTAGAAAGAGTGTTCACACCCGCTTTCTGTAGAATGGCATCTTccaaaatgatatcaaaaaattCCTTCCCGTTTCCAATATCACGAGTTGACAGCACTTTCATGATGAACACATCTCCGTCGACGTAGTGACGAATCATTTCGTCGTCCATTTTGACCAACAGGTCGTTGTGAGTGCGACGAAACAAAAATCGGACGTCAATGGCATCTAGCACGTATTTCGATGCTATGGCACGAATAAGTCCCGGGGCCGAAGGGGGGACCACGTGGACAGGGGTAAgaatttcttcttcgtcttgacGAACATAGAGCATGACTCTGTTTCCTTTCGCCCGAGAAGACTCCTCCGAATGATCACCCAGGCCATGATGAGTGTCTCGAGCCTCGCTAATTCTCTCGGCGAGCACAGGGCTGGGGAGAATATCGGGCGAATCCGAAAGGTCGTCCCCCATGCCCGCCACATTATTGGTGACCACAAACGCTGGTGAAGGTGTCATCGATGCGTCGTAGAGGATAGGCTCGGTGACTAGATCAAAGGCTCTTTGAAACAAGGATTGAGGCTGGGGTTGGAAGGTGAAATTGGACGATGAACCAGATCTCATCATTCTGCGCTCTTCCTCGCGAGTTTTTCTTTCGGCTCCTTTGTCGCAAAAAGTCTTAATCTGGCAGAAGGCACGATCGACCAGCCCGTTGGGCTTTTCGCCATCGTAAGTGTCAACCTTAAAAATTAATGCAAGTGATTAGTGATCACACAGACAGCGGGTCAGTGGCCTTGCCGGACTCTTACCTGGATGTGCAAGGGGATGCCTTTCACCCCTTTTTGAGAGCTGAAATCCGTGGAAAGGCATCGAATGGCCACCTGCACTTGAGCCGCAGCCACGCGAGGCTGCCAGCAAATCATGACGGCATTGTGAGCTATTTCGTTAAAGGGGATCGACACACCTGATGAGTTTTTAATGTCCAAATCGAGCAATCGAGTTTGGCTGGAATGCTGTCGTTTTTGCCAGAACCGCCAATGATTTCGGGCCTCTTCGCGTTCTTTTTTCTCACGAAATTGGAGCATAATTATGCTGACAGCAGTATCCGATGGACAGGCCCATTGTTCGGAGGCGCAATATTCCAATGTTAATCCGTAAAACTGATCCTTGTTCAGGTACGTCAGCGAATCTTCGCCGTGGCGCACAAAGCCGGAAGTGGGCGCGTCTAGCGTGTAGACAAAACCTTCTTTACATGCCGAATTAAGCCAGGTGCCCAATTGGACTGACGGCGACGTCACACCCCGAAAATCGGAGTTGTCTTGCGAATCCTCACGCGCCCGTTTCCGACCTTTCTTCGAGCCCCGATTAGGTGACGAGCCCTCCGCACTCAAGAACGTGTCACCTAACAATTGGGATGAGGGGTGCATTCCCGGACCCTCATCAAGGGTCGTCGAATCCGTCAAAGACGAGTCAGAAGCCGGTCCCAAGGCCACCAAACTCGATTCGGGTAGATCCATACTCACAGGGGAAAAACCTCGATTGGCATCGAAGACTCGCCGAGGGGCCGCATTTGCCTCGGCATTTCGCATTAAAGCCGCGAGGGTAGCCGTCAACGGACTGCGGCCCTCAGATGCAATGGGTCCAGCACGCCCCCCATGGGTCAATCGAAACGTAGGACCAAATCTGGACCCACTCGGTGTGACCTCTTCGCTTGAGATTCTCAACCGATTTGGACTGGTGCGACCCAGGCTGACCGGGGCGCGCTGCTCGGCTACACTAACAGTGGTGCGCTGGTCAAACGAGTCCAAAGAGAGCGAGGGCTTGCTGCTCGGATGCATCCCGAAAGCCCAAGCCGGTTCTGTTGGGTGGGAGAGGGAAAGCCGGAACCGGATACAGGATACCGGGAACAGACGAGAGTCAAGGCTACACCGGGAATCACGAGGATCAGAGAAGGACCGGTTTAAGGAACGACTAGTACATCAATGGGCCGGGGAGGCTGACTGATGTCACATGGGTGAGCACTCTAAAGCGGAATTGATGAAACTATGACGAGCAGCGAGTCTAACTGAAGATGTTTCTTCAATGACGGAATCGAACCGGCTTTTTCCGAATCCGGACCTGATTTGGGTTGAGAGGTGccagggatggatggatggatccatCCAATTCATCCAATTATGACGTTTCTCAAAGGTGAGTGGGTCTCTCTGCCCAACCAGGCCCACTCGGCCAAGTCGAGGGCCtgcttctcttcttcttctcaatcttccttccttcgttcCCTCCTCTGTCTGGTTCCAACATCATCAGGCAGTCAGGCCGTCATGAATGCTTTTCTCAGCCGGCTTTGGACAGGTGAAGAGGTAACTAGAAGCTAACAGGATCAGCCAAACTGGATACCATGGGCCAGACAGAGAGGCACATAGCCCCCCATCCCCCATCACAGGCCGTATGGAGCCTGGGAGGCCAGACTGATGAAATTCTTAGCGAGGCCGTAGGCAGTGGTCTATTCCGGTAAATGCATGACCACCGTTTCATCTAGAGTAAAAAAAAGGGCAGGGTATGTTGAGGTTAGAATGTCTAAGTAGAAAAGTTTGTGGGTGGGAAATGGGAACCCTAGGAACCCATAAAAAAACCGAGTCACTTGTAATTATTCTGGAAAGAAATGAGACACAAAAGCGCGACAAAAGTCGTGGATGTTATGGGTAAATTTATGTCGGATGCAGTACACTGACAAGTCATAAGATTAGATCTCGCCGGGAATCTTGACTAATAGGGATCAGGGGCAACGGTCAACCATTTCCTCAGTAGCAAAAGGAATATGTGATAGTCTAATATATCCTCGACATTTCGCTTCCACGAGGCTTCAGGAAATGTCAGTCGAATATAAAAGTTGGGCTGGTAATTTGGCTTTTTCGTACATTTTTGGGGCGCAATCCCACATATTTAAGTATTCACCCAACCTACCAACACGGTGACGTCATGGACTTTGTTGTTAAACATGTAGAACGATCAAAACATGGTCAACACGTGAGAAGGCTTGGAGCGATTGAAGGCACCACTTTCAATTCGATTTGGATTGACTTGAAGACCCGTCCCATCTTGGATCGCCATTCACCGGGCATCATGACATCGGCACCTGATCAAGATGAGGTGGCTAATGCCGAAGAAGGTCGTCGATTTCAGGCCTTGATCGcccaacaaaacaaaaagaaaaagaaaagcgGCGGATTTCAATCCATGGGCCTGGATCATGAGATATTCCGTGGCATCATGAAAAAAGGATACCGTGTGCCCACGCCCATTCAACGAAAGGTAAgaggatgagaaaaaaatcaaagcatgATGTGTGGAAATGGAGCTGGTCCTCAGTTCTGAtgtgtaggcgttgatcctgtagcatgattgaagtttttgacccaaatccGTAAACAACCCTTTATACAAAGGTtagctctaattcgttggttgatcaggTATTACATAAAtgtaaagttaaaaaagatGTTTAACTCTTTCTTCTTGAACAGCTGGGAATTATAACCACGGGAGCGGTAAAGAAGCCCGTTAAAATTGCACGCTTTAATGATTTTAAGCATCTAACATTTTTCACAATTTGTCATCTACCTTTTGGTGCTCTGGGCCAGGTTCGTCATACTGAAGATTAAATGTTGCCCAATCAAGGTACTCTCCCAAAAGAAATGgccatgtgtttttttttatttaatttttttctatttttttctattttagaGTATTCCAGTCATCTTAGAAGGTCGCGATGCCGTGGCCATGGCTCGAACGGGTAGCGGTAAAACAGCCGCTTTCCTCATTCCACTCTTCCAGAAACTCAAAAGTCGCTCAGCCAAAGTGGGGGCCCGAGCTCTCATTCTCTCGCCCACGAAAGAGTTGGCCTTGCAGACCTTGAAGTTCACGCGAGACTTGGGTCGCTTCTCAGGTCTACGTTCCGTTTGCATCTTGGGCGGTGAATCCATGGAGAagcagtttgctcaaatgcacGAGAATCCCGATATCATCATCGCCACGCCCGGTCGATTGGTCCATTTGAGTGTGGAAATGAGTCTCAAACTCACGTCGATTGAATATGTGGTGTTTGACGAGGCTGATCGGTCAGTAGCAATTGAACTACTCATCTCATCTTTCTTCCAAACTTGAATAGTAGAATAGATGACCCAAATATGCCACTCCTTTAGATTGTTCGAGATGGGTTTTGGTGAGCAGCTCACCGAGATTTTGGCCCGTCTCCCCGAGAATCGACAGACTCTCCTGTTTTCGGCTACTCTTCCGAAGTTGTTGTTGGAATTCACCAAAGCCGGGCTTTCGGATCCGGTGTTAATTCGATTGGATGCGGATACAAAAATTCCAGACACGCTCAAAATGGGCTTCTTCAGTTGCCGGAGTGAAGGCAAACCCGCCATCTTACTCCATCTTTTCCGACAAATCATCCACCCAAGCGAGCAAACCGTTATCTTTGCCTCCACCCGACATCACGTTGAATATTTGCACGCACTGCTTGACCGTGCCAACATTTCCAACACGTATATGCATTCACATTTGGATCCAACCGCCCGTAAAATCAACACGGCCAAGTTTCAGGCTCGCAAGTCGAATGTTCTCATTGTGACGGATGTGGCTGCCCGTGGAATTGATattccacttttggacaatgtAATCAACTACAACTTTCCTTCGAGGGCCAAGCTATTTGTCCATCGAGTGGGGCGTGTGGCACGCGCTGGCCG
This Tigriopus californicus strain San Diego chromosome 7, Tcal_SD_v2.1, whole genome shotgun sequence DNA region includes the following protein-coding sequences:
- the LOC131884011 gene encoding pantothenate kinase 3-like isoform X2; its protein translation is MANSASPCVGRSNLGPPRPSPPVGLNHDDASATTTVSTKSTKTIAQHRMAKRNEADAANPVAVPPMPWFGMDIGGTLTKLVYFEPTDVSSQDDTKTYEEASLLANIKHYLIKNKAYGQSGHRDSHLEMRDVLIDGRTGVLHFIRFPTAQMDSFVELAKGKGMANLASTVCATGGGAYKFEDLVEKEVGMKLHKFDELDSLMRGVEYMEHFNASELFYYENPQEEENYQKAVYQAGAIYPFILVNIGSGVSILSVKSPDEYRRVCGTSLGGGTFLGLCSLLTNCKDFEEALALAAKGDNKNVDRLVRDIYGGDYAKFGLQGDLVASSFGHMNDSVRRANARPEDLAKATLTTITNNIGSLVKLCAQAESLERVIFVGNFLRINSISMKMLASAMDFWSQGSTKALFCEHEGYYGAVGCLLELMKTP
- the LOC131884011 gene encoding pantothenate kinase 3-like isoform X3: MTQASPCVGRSNLGPPRPSPPVGLNHDDASATTTVSTKSTKTIAQHRMAKRNEADAANPVAVPPMPWFGMDIGGTLTKLVYFEPTDVSSQDDTKTYEEASLLANIKHYLIKNKAYGQSGHRDSHLEMRDVLIDGRTGVLHFIRFPTAQMDSFVELAKGKGMANLASTVCATGGGAYKFEDLVEKEVGMKLHKFDELDSLMRGVEYMEHFNASELFYYENPQEEENYQKAVYQAGAIYPFILVNIGSGVSILSVKSPDEYRRVCGTSLGGGTFLGLCSLLTNCKDFEEALALAAKGDNKNVDRLVRDIYGGDYAKFGLQGDLVASSFGHMNDSVRRANARPEDLAKATLTTITNNIGSLVKLCAQAESLERVIFVGNFLRINSISMKMLASAMDFWSQGSTKALFCEHEGYYGAVGCLLELMKTP
- the LOC131884011 gene encoding pantothenate kinase 3-like isoform X1, which encodes MEIEQITSMMLSVTSRKYWQASPCVGRSNLGPPRPSPPVGLNHDDASATTTVSTKSTKTIAQHRMAKRNEADAANPVAVPPMPWFGMDIGGTLTKLVYFEPTDVSSQDDTKTYEEASLLANIKHYLIKNKAYGQSGHRDSHLEMRDVLIDGRTGVLHFIRFPTAQMDSFVELAKGKGMANLASTVCATGGGAYKFEDLVEKEVGMKLHKFDELDSLMRGVEYMEHFNASELFYYENPQEEENYQKAVYQAGAIYPFILVNIGSGVSILSVKSPDEYRRVCGTSLGGGTFLGLCSLLTNCKDFEEALALAAKGDNKNVDRLVRDIYGGDYAKFGLQGDLVASSFGHMNDSVRRANARPEDLAKATLTTITNNIGSLVKLCAQAESLERVIFVGNFLRINSISMKMLASAMDFWSQGSTKALFCEHEGYYGAVGCLLELMKTP
- the LOC131884011 gene encoding pantothenate kinase 1-like isoform X4, with product MAKRNEADAANPVAVPPMPWFGMDIGGTLTKLVYFEPTDVSSQDDTKTYEEASLLANIKHYLIKNKAYGQSGHRDSHLEMRDVLIDGRTGVLHFIRFPTAQMDSFVELAKGKGMANLASTVCATGGGAYKFEDLVEKEVGMKLHKFDELDSLMRGVEYMEHFNASELFYYENPQEEENYQKAVYQAGAIYPFILVNIGSGVSILSVKSPDEYRRVCGTSLGGGTFLGLCSLLTNCKDFEEALALAAKGDNKNVDRLVRDIYGGDYAKFGLQGDLVASSFGHMNDSVRRANARPEDLAKATLTTITNNIGSLVKLCAQAESLERVIFVGNFLRINSISMKMLASAMDFWSQGSTKALFCEHEGYYGAVGCLLELMKTP